From one Pseudopipra pipra isolate bDixPip1 chromosome 2, bDixPip1.hap1, whole genome shotgun sequence genomic stretch:
- the NHLH2 gene encoding helix-loop-helix protein 2 isoform X1: MSLVSVPVSLPRALPLYPRCPDPLSPLSLSREGSSAPSKMMLSPDQAADSDHPSSAPSDPESLGGADAQALSCCVSDPEPAEGGGGGGEGRGGGGGVGGEGRGGGRPGLHPPPLSREEKRRRRRATAKYRSAHATRERIRVEAFNLAFAELRKLLPTLPPDKKLSKIEILRLAICYISYLNHVLDV, encoded by the coding sequence ATGTCCCTTGTGTCCGTGCCCGTGTCCCTGCCCCGTGCCTTGCCCCTGTATCCCCGGTGTCCTGACCCGCTCTCTCCGCTTTCTCTGTCCCGGGAAGGCTCCTCCGCCCCCTCCAAGATGATGCTTAGCCCGGACCAAGCCGCCGACTCTGACCACCCCTCCTCGGCGCCCTCCGACCCGGAGTCCCTGGGCGGCGCGGACGCCCAGGCTCTCAGCTGCTGCGTGTCCGACCCGGAGCCCGCcgagggcggcggcggcggcggcgagggccggggcggcggcgggggtgTCGGCGGGGAGGGCCGCGGCGGGGGCCGGCCGGGGCTGCACCCGCCGCCGCTGAGCCGGGAGGAgaagcggcggcggcgccgcgccACGGCCAAGTACCGCTCGGCCCACGCCACGCGTGAGCGGATCCGCGTGGAGGCCTTCAACCTGGCCTTCGCCGAGCTGCGCAagctgctgcccaccctgcccccCGACAAGAAGCTCTCCAAGATCGAGATCCTGCGCCTCGCCATCTGCTACATCTCCTATCTCAACCACGTGCTGGACGTGTAG
- the NHLH2 gene encoding helix-loop-helix protein 2 isoform X2: protein MMLSPDQAADSDHPSSAPSDPESLGGADAQALSCCVSDPEPAEGGGGGGEGRGGGGGVGGEGRGGGRPGLHPPPLSREEKRRRRRATAKYRSAHATRERIRVEAFNLAFAELRKLLPTLPPDKKLSKIEILRLAICYISYLNHVLDV from the coding sequence ATGATGCTTAGCCCGGACCAAGCCGCCGACTCTGACCACCCCTCCTCGGCGCCCTCCGACCCGGAGTCCCTGGGCGGCGCGGACGCCCAGGCTCTCAGCTGCTGCGTGTCCGACCCGGAGCCCGCcgagggcggcggcggcggcggcgagggccggggcggcggcgggggtgTCGGCGGGGAGGGCCGCGGCGGGGGCCGGCCGGGGCTGCACCCGCCGCCGCTGAGCCGGGAGGAgaagcggcggcggcgccgcgccACGGCCAAGTACCGCTCGGCCCACGCCACGCGTGAGCGGATCCGCGTGGAGGCCTTCAACCTGGCCTTCGCCGAGCTGCGCAagctgctgcccaccctgcccccCGACAAGAAGCTCTCCAAGATCGAGATCCTGCGCCTCGCCATCTGCTACATCTCCTATCTCAACCACGTGCTGGACGTGTAG